A single Natranaerobius thermophilus JW/NM-WN-LF DNA region contains:
- a CDS encoding IS3 family transposase — translation MRQKVDNTELTEFIKEQKDEHTIKAICDALNFPRSTYYETINRVESNRDKENRELLDQITQIHKNSKKRYGAPKIYTVLKNKGYKVKYLDFKSAEIALFRFIESWYNKTRIHGSLEFLTPQHVEDLAKQSA, via the coding sequence ATTCGCCAAAAAGTAGACAATACAGAGCTTACTGAATTTATAAAAGAACAAAAGGACGAGCATACTATCAAAGCTATTTGTGATGCTCTAAACTTTCCGAGAAGTACTTATTACGAAACAATAAATCGAGTTGAATCTAATCGTGACAAAGAAAACAGAGAACTATTAGATCAAATAACTCAAATTCATAAAAACAGTAAAAAGCGATATGGTGCACCAAAGATCTACACTGTGCTAAAAAATAAAGGCTACAAAGTTAAGTACTTAGACTTCAAATCAGCTGAAATTGCTCTATTTAGGTTCATTGAGAGCTGGTACAACAAAACGAGAATTCATGGAAGTTTGGAGTTTTTAACTCCTCAACATGTTGAGGATCTAGCAAAGCAATCTGCTTAA
- a CDS encoding IS3 family transposase yields MSNKRYNEDFKRTIVDLYHSGSSVRDLSSEYGVTEVTIYKWIKDFSPNQQSGSEGATSKDMEEMQKEMARLKEENEILKKAMTIFAKK; encoded by the coding sequence ATGAGTAATAAGCGATATAATGAAGACTTTAAAAGAACAATTGTAGATTTATACCATTCAGGTAGTTCTGTAAGGGATTTGTCTAGCGAATATGGTGTGACAGAGGTTACTATTTATAAATGGATCAAAGATTTCTCTCCAAACCAACAATCTGGCAGTGAGGGAGCCACTTCAAAAGATATGGAAGAAATGCAAAAAGAAATGGCTCGCTTGAAAGAGGAGAATGAAATCTTAAAAAAGGCTATGACCATATTCGCCAAAAAGTAG
- a CDS encoding DUF6602 domain-containing protein, with translation MNHSTNTSHKKHYCYTLFKNFDKILAELDLVYQLNHNPEKGREAEKILSAFLSEYIPKKYKISTGFVLNHNRGISNQCDILIYDDIEMPNLFSGHANKVIHILSLRAVIESKMNLSDSNMITKENEKFESIKKLYREDPEIKNLLYGEPLTILFAYRSYLDEQKLLTALNKLENKNIDLIFCANLGVFDYYYDEEKREYKYRNILGQSSGWNDPYTTEENYKVTKEKVAFALFYSQLLDKLSQIKLTKNFDDDFSYLNLFMQSSLYLD, from the coding sequence ATGAATCATAGTACAAATACATCTCATAAAAAACATTATTGTTACACTCTCTTTAAAAATTTTGATAAAATTTTAGCTGAATTGGACTTAGTCTATCAATTAAATCATAATCCTGAGAAGGGTAGAGAAGCCGAAAAAATTTTGTCAGCATTTTTAAGCGAATATATACCTAAAAAATATAAAATAAGTACAGGATTTGTATTAAATCATAACAGAGGAATAAGCAACCAATGTGACATATTAATTTATGACGATATTGAAATGCCAAATTTATTTTCAGGTCATGCAAATAAAGTAATTCATATCTTGAGTTTAAGAGCAGTTATAGAATCAAAAATGAATTTAAGTGATTCAAATATGATTACTAAAGAAAACGAAAAATTTGAATCTATAAAAAAACTATACAGAGAAGATCCAGAGATCAAAAATTTATTATATGGAGAACCCTTAACGATACTGTTTGCTTATCGTAGCTATTTAGATGAACAAAAATTATTAACTGCTTTGAATAAACTAGAAAACAAAAATATCGATTTAATATTCTGTGCCAATTTAGGTGTATTTGACTATTATTACGATGAGGAAAAGAGAGAATACAAATATCGTAATATACTAGGGCAATCTTCTGGTTGGAACGACCCTTATACAACTGAAGAAAATTATAAGGTGACAAAAGAAAAAGTCGCTTTTGCTTTGTTTTATTCGCAACTTCTAGATAAATTAAGTCAAATTAAATTGACTAAAAATTTTGATGACGATTTTTCATATTTGAACCTTTTCATGCAATCTTCTCTATATTTAGATTAA
- a CDS encoding protein kinase domain-containing protein translates to MSEVTWDNNKIPYLNGEKVEIPNIKIIDELGQGKNAVVFKGEEDYSNRIVAIKVWVPRNPKFKKPDPKRFYAEVRKMASLNSNKIVKVHYPDITKGNSFYYMVMEYIQGNTLDEWLKDINNNKEFILRKSILDSILTGLNDAHEKGITHGDLHPENIMITKSYDVKILDFSTSLFAKSNKESVFKQNEKLLSTSFKLLHEEKQLNLLDIEKYDDFPQKTTCQAIFSLSEIIRAIENYKEIIKNKQIDSADELELVSAVSLHMVKIPLFNFSNILKELKTLKLSQGSIEQFLGQVYYFSKQYIKDPNISTIRTVPLSLNDKNINLTANKYKNWRKTYIKKIKAFNERVDTKF, encoded by the coding sequence ATGAGTGAAGTAACATGGGATAATAATAAAATACCGTATTTAAATGGTGAAAAAGTGGAGATACCGAATATTAAAATAATAGATGAGTTGGGACAAGGCAAAAACGCTGTTGTATTTAAAGGAGAAGAAGACTATTCTAATAGAATTGTTGCAATTAAAGTTTGGGTGCCAAGAAATCCCAAGTTTAAAAAACCTGATCCTAAACGTTTTTATGCAGAAGTTAGAAAAATGGCTAGTTTAAATAGCAATAAAATTGTAAAAGTTCATTATCCTGATATTACCAAGGGTAACAGCTTCTATTATATGGTTATGGAATATATTCAAGGTAATACTTTAGATGAGTGGTTAAAGGATATTAATAACAATAAAGAATTTATATTAAGAAAATCTATATTAGATAGTATTTTAACAGGTTTAAATGATGCCCATGAAAAAGGAATAACTCATGGAGATTTACATCCTGAGAACATTATGATAACAAAGTCGTATGATGTCAAAATTCTTGATTTTAGCACCAGTTTATTTGCAAAAAGCAATAAAGAGTCTGTATTCAAGCAAAATGAAAAATTATTAAGTACTTCTTTTAAACTTCTTCATGAGGAAAAACAGTTAAACTTATTAGATATTGAAAAATACGATGACTTTCCTCAAAAAACAACATGTCAAGCTATTTTTTCTTTAAGTGAAATAATAAGAGCTATTGAAAATTACAAAGAAATTATAAAAAATAAACAGATAGATTCAGCAGATGAACTTGAATTAGTTTCTGCAGTTAGTCTTCACATGGTAAAGATCCCTCTATTTAATTTTTCAAATATATTAAAAGAACTAAAAACTCTAAAACTTTCCCAAGGTTCAATTGAACAGTTTTTAGGACAAGTTTACTATTTTAGTAAACAATATATTAAAGACCCTAACATTTCAACTATTAGGACAGTTCCCTTGTCTTTAAATGATAAAAATATAAATTTAACGGCTAATAAATATAAAAATTGGAGAAAAACGTATATCAAAAAAATTAAGGCATTTAATGAAAGGGTTGATACCAAATTTTAG
- a CDS encoding P-loop NTPase fold protein, protein MIKHLKNFFVSNQNKDETMLSNKICVNNDIIETLRNYIIKDSNDFAIVLTGPWGCGKTFFWNNYLSEIVKQESKTPVYVSLYGVKEVNEIDVKIFFEIFSSLPSVKKSVRELKFNKEHGKMLLNTASSFGLLKRDKYRVNVSELYSLGKVVLCFDDLERSSLTTKEILGHINNYLERDNIPTIIIANEEQIEKDDDYFDLKEKSIGRTIRIKNDPNLILYNLIESSFKNNRYAEFLLTHQSLILETFKKSEMENFRIIKQTLHDFELIYNELDSNYNKENLTIIENEIENMLCFTLSCSFEIRKNSSISSALHNIKSNQEFMSLIIQYSMEKAMKKDTQQEEPTRASLLDDFRRKYFGYTNFKKVRIFFESIHLFITTGIFHKNDFKKEITKIIQDKQQEISDHNLIFDYTFTNPEQICEEFFDEALKNTIIKLSNGEMYLSEYPKAYLTFRNMSKIIELPLDSDSLKQFILNGMIESSTQTEPNNYLKDTDLHFPSSIYKDLSSKESNDFKEIEDKLKELNDELKSQFYKNKSKMVCEWFEKEEKNELWNIFNDPIDYWYYSLSTEDIRSILCDSSINMVNYLYELLEYRQKNFDLNENELAFLKEMYNIINNLLQDNTTSKLRKIILYKIKLTLENKLNLK, encoded by the coding sequence TTGATTAAGCATTTAAAAAATTTTTTTGTGAGTAATCAAAATAAAGATGAAACAATGCTTAGTAATAAAATATGTGTTAATAATGACATTATTGAAACTTTGAGAAATTATATTATTAAGGATTCTAATGATTTTGCTATCGTTCTTACAGGGCCTTGGGGATGTGGAAAAACTTTTTTTTGGAATAATTACCTTTCAGAAATAGTTAAACAAGAGAGTAAAACACCTGTATATGTTTCTCTGTATGGTGTAAAAGAAGTCAACGAAATTGATGTTAAGATATTTTTTGAAATTTTTTCTTCACTTCCATCAGTAAAAAAATCTGTGCGAGAGCTTAAATTTAATAAAGAACATGGAAAAATGTTATTAAACACTGCTAGTTCTTTTGGACTGTTAAAAAGAGATAAATATAGAGTCAATGTGTCCGAATTATATTCTCTAGGAAAAGTTGTTTTGTGTTTTGATGATCTTGAAAGAAGTAGTTTAACAACAAAAGAAATATTAGGTCATATCAATAATTATTTAGAACGTGATAACATACCAACTATTATAATAGCTAATGAAGAACAAATAGAAAAAGATGATGATTATTTTGATTTAAAGGAAAAAAGTATCGGTAGAACTATACGCATTAAAAACGACCCAAATTTAATCCTATATAATTTAATAGAATCATCCTTTAAGAATAACAGATATGCAGAGTTTTTATTAACTCATCAATCACTAATATTAGAGACTTTTAAAAAAAGCGAAATGGAAAATTTCAGAATAATAAAGCAAACTTTACACGACTTTGAATTAATCTATAATGAATTAGATAGTAATTACAATAAAGAAAATTTAACAATTATTGAAAATGAAATAGAAAATATGCTTTGTTTCACTTTATCTTGTTCATTTGAGATAAGAAAAAATAGTAGTATTAGTTCTGCTTTGCACAACATTAAAAGTAATCAGGAATTTATGTCGCTTATAATACAATATTCTATGGAAAAAGCTATGAAAAAGGATACTCAACAGGAAGAGCCTACTAGAGCAAGTCTGTTAGACGATTTCAGAAGAAAATATTTTGGTTATACTAATTTTAAAAAAGTTAGGATTTTCTTCGAATCCATTCATCTTTTTATAACTACGGGAATATTTCATAAAAATGATTTTAAAAAAGAAATCACTAAAATAATACAAGATAAGCAACAAGAAATTTCGGATCATAATTTAATATTTGATTATACATTTACAAACCCTGAACAAATTTGTGAAGAATTTTTTGATGAAGCTTTAAAGAATACAATAATAAAATTATCAAATGGTGAAATGTATTTAAGTGAATACCCAAAAGCCTATCTTACATTTAGAAACATGTCTAAAATAATTGAACTGCCTCTTGATTCTGATAGTCTAAAACAATTTATTTTGAATGGTATGATAGAATCTTCTACACAAACTGAACCCAACAATTATTTAAAAGATACTGATCTACATTTTCCGTCAAGTATATATAAAGATTTATCGTCAAAAGAGTCAAATGATTTTAAAGAAATAGAAGATAAATTAAAAGAACTAAATGATGAATTGAAAAGTCAATTTTACAAAAATAAATCGAAAATGGTATGTGAATGGTTTGAAAAGGAGGAGAAAAATGAACTTTGGAATATTTTTAACGATCCTATTGATTATTGGTACTATAGCTTATCTACTGAAGATATTAGATCCATTTTATGTGATAGCTCAATAAATATGGTTAATTATTTATACGAACTGCTAGAGTATAGGCAAAAAAACTTTGATTTAAATGAAAATGAGTTAGCTTTCTTAAAGGAAATGTATAATATTATAAATAATTTATTACAAGATAATACTACTTCTAAATTAAGAAAAATTATACTATATAAAATCAAATTAACTTTAGAAAATAAGTTGAATCTCAAATAG
- a CDS encoding GIY-YIG nuclease family protein, with translation MKTERKDVQFPLWRKKVDSSLFNDKGTTIPKWVCNMWNIQNEYYDCTSKKHEKAQVSVYFENIYYEGQVTVASKGRKTPAYRLWFSDELLYRLKDVYLMSYMRDIEIRLREEKDNIEEEIPFWEFLDIEYDEDNKIFYFVSHYTQKPSFPELFRRMIESPTLHKIDDELRDKTDFRIYKQNWKPRKDIETEIGAENIIYFLIDTTNKLLYIGEAKDLVKRLKFGKHKEIPYWNYYRYNVLPDEISSDNQRRAIERMIIRDYAALLSNKKGVDNILISDYKLANIKIDF, from the coding sequence ATGAAAACAGAAAGAAAAGATGTTCAATTCCCTTTATGGCGGAAAAAAGTAGATTCATCACTTTTTAATGATAAGGGCACAACAATACCAAAATGGGTATGTAACATGTGGAATATTCAAAATGAATATTATGACTGCACTTCTAAAAAGCATGAAAAAGCACAAGTTAGTGTATACTTTGAAAATATATATTATGAAGGGCAAGTTACTGTAGCATCTAAAGGACGTAAAACACCAGCTTATAGACTTTGGTTTTCTGATGAGCTTTTATATAGATTGAAAGATGTTTATTTAATGAGCTATATGAGAGATATTGAAATTAGGTTACGAGAAGAAAAAGATAATATCGAAGAAGAAATACCATTCTGGGAGTTTCTTGATATAGAATATGATGAAGACAATAAAATATTTTATTTTGTTTCTCATTATACTCAAAAACCTAGTTTCCCAGAGTTATTTAGAAGAATGATAGAATCACCAACACTGCATAAAATTGATGATGAATTAAGGGATAAAACTGATTTTAGAATATATAAACAAAATTGGAAACCTAGAAAAGATATTGAAACAGAAATAGGTGCTGAAAATATAATATATTTTTTGATTGATACAACAAATAAGCTGTTATATATTGGTGAAGCAAAAGATTTGGTTAAAAGACTTAAGTTTGGTAAGCACAAAGAAATACCATATTGGAATTATTATAGATACAATGTTTTACCCGATGAAATATCTTCAGACAATCAAAGGAGAGCAATCGAAAGAATGATTATAAGAGATTATGCAGCATTGTTGAGTAATAAGAAGGGTGTAGATAACATACTTATTTCAGATTATAAATTGGCCAATATAAAAATAGATTTTTAA
- a CDS encoding UvrD-helicase domain-containing protein encodes MEFSKQQQEFLKAEGNCLVLGGPGSGKTTTSLIKAKNLIKNEHLKNEQKILFLSFARATIARVEEQAGLYESDLINKSIEVNTYHGFAWNILRSHGYLLNSISPLKILPPQEACSRFSTIRDGKRRRKEKIKLFKEEGVVDFDLFAELCYELLSRSDKLLNVISSSYPYIILDEFQDTSYDEWRLINILGKRSTLVALADPDQRIYEFRGADPARISDYIKEFEPFQFDFASINNRSNGTDLIQFGNDLLSGANKSKNYRNVKIIKYDFKKGKGRHSKLKYQTLKVRDKLRKHKKNWSLAILVPTNNLMADVSNYLGSWQSFKSGNKLPGLKHHVAVSKEGTLLAAELILGIIENISLQSVNEDDIISDLVKYFRGRKGDKSPTQDELKLVSALENYLESEKIRGKNRKILIADISRIIKDSKNIELTGDPISDWHFVTEILKQSESKVFKDLIIDASNLKLLYRTSKMLSKLVELWREKNSYVGARRVFQDFILQEHFIASSNEINGIHLMTIHKSKGKEFDEVIIYEGFYQERLVRHRNNVDKARLNLRVACTRARRNTYIFTPTKDPCILIE; translated from the coding sequence GTGGAATTCTCAAAGCAACAACAAGAATTCTTGAAAGCTGAAGGAAACTGTTTAGTTCTAGGTGGACCTGGTTCAGGAAAAACCACAACTTCATTAATAAAAGCAAAGAATTTAATCAAAAATGAACACTTAAAAAATGAACAAAAAATTTTGTTTTTAAGCTTTGCTAGAGCTACAATAGCTAGGGTAGAGGAACAGGCAGGTTTATATGAATCAGATCTTATTAATAAAAGTATCGAAGTAAATACTTATCACGGATTTGCATGGAATATTTTAAGGAGTCACGGTTACTTACTCAATTCAATAAGCCCTCTTAAAATTCTACCTCCTCAAGAAGCTTGTTCAAGGTTTTCTACCATAAGAGATGGAAAAAGGCGTAGGAAAGAAAAAATAAAACTTTTTAAAGAAGAAGGCGTAGTGGATTTTGATTTATTTGCTGAACTGTGTTATGAATTGCTAAGCAGAAGTGATAAGCTATTAAATGTTATATCTAGTTCATACCCATACATTATTCTCGATGAATTTCAAGATACAAGTTATGACGAATGGAGATTAATTAACATTTTAGGGAAAAGAAGTACATTGGTTGCACTTGCCGATCCAGATCAAAGAATATATGAATTTAGAGGGGCTGACCCTGCAAGAATTAGCGATTATATTAAGGAATTTGAGCCTTTTCAGTTTGACTTTGCTAGTATAAATAATAGAAGTAATGGTACCGATCTAATTCAGTTTGGGAATGATTTACTATCTGGAGCAAATAAAAGCAAAAATTATAGAAACGTAAAAATAATAAAATATGATTTTAAAAAGGGTAAAGGGAGACATTCAAAACTAAAGTATCAAACACTTAAAGTTAGAGATAAATTAAGAAAACATAAAAAAAATTGGTCGTTAGCCATTTTGGTACCGACAAACAACTTAATGGCTGATGTATCAAACTACCTTGGTAGTTGGCAATCTTTTAAAAGTGGCAACAAACTTCCAGGACTCAAACACCATGTTGCTGTCAGTAAAGAAGGTACACTACTTGCAGCAGAATTAATATTAGGAATAATCGAAAATATATCTCTCCAATCTGTTAATGAAGACGATATAATTTCAGATCTTGTAAAATACTTCCGTGGAAGAAAAGGGGACAAATCCCCCACTCAAGATGAACTTAAATTAGTAAGTGCACTTGAAAATTATTTAGAATCAGAAAAAATAAGAGGAAAAAACCGTAAAATACTTATTGCGGATATTAGCAGAATAATAAAAGATAGCAAAAATATTGAACTTACAGGGGATCCTATAAGTGACTGGCATTTTGTTACTGAGATATTAAAGCAATCAGAATCAAAAGTATTTAAAGATCTAATAATTGATGCTTCTAATTTAAAACTTTTATACAGGACATCAAAGATGCTTTCAAAATTAGTAGAGTTATGGCGAGAAAAAAATAGTTATGTTGGTGCTAGAAGAGTATTCCAAGATTTTATACTACAAGAACATTTTATTGCTTCATCAAATGAAATTAACGGGATACATTTAATGACTATACATAAATCTAAAGGAAAAGAATTTGATGAGGTGATCATCTATGAGGGGTTCTACCAAGAAAGGCTAGTTAGACATAGAAACAATGTTGATAAAGCAAGGTTAAATTTGCGTGTCGCTTGTACTCGTGCACGTAGAAACACATATATATTCACTCCTACAAAAGATCCTTGCATTTTAATTGAGTAG
- a CDS encoding ATP-dependent nuclease: MIKIRVAKIKINNFRGIKFSELIFPEHTVFVGDNNSGKSTILEALDLTLGPERLFRTPVIDEHDFYAGEYLDNDNNPINIEIEVVIINLNEEQSRYFRNNIEWWDQDEQALINEPPPEKTDKESVQPALRVRFEGNYDSEEDDFFGRTYYASPEVEDGSMTSFTKKDKRYCGFLFLRTLRTGSRALSLENGSLLDIILRLQELKLPIWEEILKQLDQLKIAAPDSEINQILREIESSIHSFVPNEWANNPQMKVSGLTRQNLKKIITFFMGTGATRSDGSEHSAPFKYQGTGTINTMVLTLLSMIAELKQQQNVIFAMEEPEIAIPPHTQKRIIHSICSKSDQAIFTSHSPYVLEEFDPSQILVLSKSDGIITGKEATYPPRVKPKLYRDEFRRRFCESLLSRRVLIVEGKTEYDALPTVARRLQQLSPDEFKTFEELGISVINAKGDSYIAQLAEHFKNLNKQVFAICDKQSDENRQAISENVDLPLVSEEDGFENIVLKHSDEDALKRYAFMIVEEEWPPHLNNLKPNEAMTSEEIQKSLFEYFKWAKGSGSIADFLGTCSKDEIPNYIISVLNKIREFVEGES, encoded by the coding sequence GTGATCAAAATTAGAGTTGCAAAGATTAAAATTAATAATTTTAGAGGTATAAAATTTAGTGAGTTAATATTTCCTGAGCATACAGTTTTTGTAGGCGATAACAATTCAGGTAAATCTACAATTTTAGAAGCACTTGATTTAACTTTAGGACCAGAAAGATTGTTCCGAACCCCAGTAATTGACGAACATGATTTTTACGCAGGAGAATATCTAGATAATGATAATAATCCCATAAATATAGAAATTGAAGTAGTAATTATAAATCTTAACGAAGAGCAATCACGTTACTTTAGAAATAATATAGAGTGGTGGGACCAAGATGAACAAGCACTTATAAACGAACCTCCACCCGAAAAAACTGATAAAGAATCTGTACAACCTGCATTAAGAGTTAGATTTGAAGGAAATTATGATTCAGAAGAAGATGATTTTTTTGGCCGTACTTATTATGCCTCACCTGAAGTTGAAGATGGAAGCATGACATCCTTCACAAAAAAAGATAAGCGATACTGTGGTTTTTTGTTTTTAAGAACTTTAAGGACAGGCTCAAGAGCATTAAGTTTAGAAAACGGTTCGCTTCTTGACATCATTTTACGTTTACAAGAATTAAAGCTACCTATTTGGGAAGAAATTTTAAAACAGCTTGATCAACTAAAAATAGCCGCTCCTGATTCTGAAATCAATCAAATTCTAAGGGAAATTGAAAGCTCTATTCACTCCTTTGTCCCCAATGAATGGGCTAATAATCCTCAAATGAAAGTTTCAGGTTTAACTCGGCAAAACTTAAAGAAAATAATCACTTTTTTTATGGGTACTGGAGCTACAAGATCAGATGGATCTGAACATTCAGCCCCTTTTAAATATCAAGGGACAGGTACTATTAATACCATGGTTCTAACTTTATTATCAATGATTGCGGAACTAAAACAACAGCAAAATGTTATTTTTGCTATGGAAGAACCAGAAATAGCCATACCCCCTCATACACAGAAACGTATAATCCATAGCATCTGTTCCAAATCTGATCAAGCAATTTTCACTTCACATTCTCCATATGTCTTAGAAGAATTCGATCCAAGCCAAATATTAGTTCTTAGTAAATCTGATGGGATTATTACTGGGAAAGAAGCTACCTATCCACCAAGAGTGAAACCTAAACTATATCGTGATGAGTTTAGAAGAAGGTTTTGTGAATCTTTGCTATCTCGCCGAGTTCTAATTGTTGAAGGTAAAACAGAATACGATGCTCTGCCTACAGTTGCAAGAAGGTTACAACAATTATCACCAGACGAGTTTAAAACTTTTGAGGAGTTAGGTATTTCAGTGATAAATGCTAAAGGTGACTCCTACATTGCTCAACTAGCTGAACACTTTAAAAACCTGAATAAGCAAGTATTTGCTATATGTGATAAACAATCTGATGAAAATAGACAAGCTATTTCTGAGAATGTCGATTTACCACTTGTGTCAGAAGAAGATGGGTTCGAGAATATTGTCTTAAAACACTCTGACGAAGATGCATTAAAAAGATATGCTTTTATGATAGTTGAAGAAGAGTGGCCACCACACCTTAACAATTTAAAGCCAAATGAAGCGATGACTTCTGAAGAAATACAAAAGTCCTTATTTGAATATTTCAAGTGGGCAAAAGGTTCAGGTAGTATTGCGGATTTTCTTGGAACATGTAGCAAAGATGAAATTCCTAACTATATAATTAGCGTTTTAAATAAGATACGAGAGTTTGTTGAAGGTGAAAGTTAG
- a CDS encoding phage integrase central domain-containing protein, whose amino-acid sequence MTKPAIDPEIANIIESLIKKKRRKWSDNTVRAVRTVLYNFFSDVRKKISEIEQDDVLKWLNKYKVDKAPKTVNQRLNIIKTFFKFAKKRIT is encoded by the coding sequence ATGACTAAACCAGCAATTGACCCAGAAATAGCTAATATTATTGAGTCACTTATTAAAAAGAAAAGACGCAAGTGGTCAGATAACACAGTAAGAGCTGTGAGGACAGTTTTATATAACTTTTTTTCTGATGTTAGGAAGAAAATTTCTGAGATTGAACAGGATGATGTTTTAAAATGGCTTAACAAGTATAAAGTTGATAAAGCACCAAAAACGGTTAATCAAAGGTTAAATATTATTAAAACTTTTTTCAAATTTGCAAAAAAAAGAATTACATAG
- a CDS encoding tyrosine-type recombinase/integrase — MYDKWFAKTEKSLPRHLTNEEYATILSKIETMKVRDQAMILIAFETGLRASELLSLKRDDISLEDNSIGIKSGISTKGNKKRTAYMSKKTSFIVEKLFEELPKDSNDIFLNKYGNPISARSVRRIFNNIGYDIELTRRFTPHVCRHTFANRVLEKDGSLLILQELLDHDDPNTTRIYGKSSSRKKREEYDKYMT; from the coding sequence ATTTACGATAAATGGTTTGCAAAAACAGAGAAAAGTTTACCCCGACATCTTACAAATGAAGAGTATGCAACAATTTTGTCAAAAATAGAAACGATGAAAGTACGAGATCAGGCTATGATATTGATAGCATTCGAAACAGGTCTTCGAGCTTCAGAGCTTTTATCTCTTAAAAGAGATGATATATCTCTAGAAGACAATTCTATAGGAATAAAGTCAGGGATAAGTACCAAGGGTAATAAGAAAAGAACAGCGTATATGAGTAAAAAAACAAGCTTTATAGTAGAGAAACTATTCGAAGAACTTCCCAAAGATTCAAATGATATATTCTTAAATAAATATGGTAACCCAATTTCGGCGAGGTCAGTCAGAAGAATTTTTAATAACATAGGATACGATATAGAATTGACTAGAAGGTTCACCCCTCATGTCTGTAGACATACATTTGCAAATAGGGTTTTAGAAAAAGATGGAAGTTTGCTTATTTTGCAAGAACTACTAGACCACGATGACCCTAATACAACAAGAATTTACGGGAAATCTTCATCAAGAAAAAAGCGAGAAGAATATGACAAATATATGACATAG
- a CDS encoding tyrosine-type recombinase/integrase has protein sequence MIKEKLLKDFIENSSNQHSASTLETYERYIRKFLMSWKNDLSEVTDDDIDDFLNEYEEKGYNSRTIHVIIAALHDFFSHLKYKKYISVIPTVDVEIPNHEKKLPKPLSEIKIIKLKNEAKDHLRDRAIIEVLHWTGVRVSELINIRIEDIWWDTREIWIRKGKGLKERNVIINYICKQYLIEYLDTRSDDIPYLFITKRKRPFTRQGVNKLLNKYAIKAGIKENVTPHMFRHTFITDLINKGAEEGVVADLAGHEDIKRLKDYTEVARKRKKLEYEKLH, from the coding sequence ATGATAAAAGAGAAGCTACTTAAGGACTTTATTGAAAATTCCAGTAATCAGCACTCAGCCTCAACACTAGAAACATATGAGCGTTATATAAGAAAATTTTTAATGTCTTGGAAAAATGACCTATCGGAAGTTACCGACGATGATATTGATGATTTTCTTAATGAGTATGAAGAAAAAGGATATAACTCACGAACTATACACGTTATCATTGCAGCGTTACATGATTTTTTCTCCCATTTAAAATATAAGAAATATATTAGTGTAATTCCAACGGTAGATGTTGAAATACCAAACCATGAAAAAAAATTACCAAAGCCTTTAAGCGAAATAAAAATTATAAAGTTAAAAAATGAAGCAAAAGACCATCTACGAGATAGAGCTATTATAGAAGTTTTACATTGGACAGGAGTGCGTGTAAGTGAACTAATAAACATTAGAATTGAAGATATTTGGTGGGATACAAGAGAAATTTGGATTAGAAAAGGCAAAGGTCTTAAAGAAAGAAATGTAATAATTAACTATATATGTAAACAGTATCTTATAGAATATCTAGATACAAGAAGCGACGACATACCATATTTATTTATAACCAAGAGAAAAAGACCTTTTACTCGCCAAGGTGTTAATAAGCTACTGAATAAATATGCAATTAAAGCTGGCATTAAAGAAAATGTGACACCACATATGTTTAGACATACTTTTATCACAGACTTAATTAATAAAGGAGCTGAAGAAGGAGTTGTAGCAGATCTTGCTGGACATGAAGATATAAAACGGTTAAAAGATTATACAGAAGTAGCTCGTAAAAGGAAAAAACTAGAATATGAAAAACTCCATTAA